From Salinirubellus salinus, the proteins below share one genomic window:
- a CDS encoding response regulator, with the protein MTKFGPIRVLVVDDDPDVAGVIAEYLTRESDRFEVETVTDPAAAVTTARDARPDCVVSDYDMPGMDGLELMEQLRNWAPELPFILFTGKDTETVGPLALERGVSRYLEKGRGGTAHFALLASDITSTVETVETSTRLRRQVEATDSAPEGICIVDGDGEIEYVNDQFLEMHGYDRETLVGRSWEILHPDEEVARVYREVLPTLAAAGHWIGEATGKTSAGETFEQTESIHDLPSGGFVIFATHGQMA; encoded by the coding sequence ATGACGAAGTTCGGCCCCATCAGGGTGCTGGTGGTCGACGACGACCCGGACGTCGCCGGCGTCATCGCCGAGTACCTCACTCGCGAGTCCGACCGGTTCGAGGTGGAGACGGTCACCGACCCCGCAGCGGCGGTGACGACGGCCCGAGATGCCCGGCCGGACTGCGTGGTGAGCGACTACGACATGCCGGGGATGGACGGGCTGGAACTGATGGAGCAACTCCGTAACTGGGCTCCCGAACTCCCGTTCATCCTGTTCACCGGCAAGGACACGGAGACGGTGGGGCCGCTCGCGCTGGAGCGTGGCGTGAGCCGCTACCTGGAGAAGGGCCGAGGCGGGACGGCCCACTTCGCCCTGCTGGCGAGCGACATCACCAGTACGGTGGAGACGGTGGAGACGTCGACTCGGCTCCGGCGGCAGGTCGAGGCGACGGACTCGGCGCCGGAGGGCATCTGTATCGTCGACGGCGACGGCGAGATCGAGTACGTGAACGACCAGTTCCTCGAGATGCACGGTTACGACCGGGAGACGCTCGTGGGCCGGTCCTGGGAGATCCTCCACCCCGACGAGGAGGTGGCGCGGGTCTACCGTGAGGTGCTCCCGACGCTGGCCGCGGCCGGGCACTGGATCGGGGAGGCCACCGGCAAGACCAGCGCCGGCGAGACGTTCGAACAGACCGAGTCCATCCACGACCTGCCGAGCGGTGGGTTCGTCATCTTCGCCACTCACGGCCAGATGGCGTAG